A stretch of the Vigna radiata var. radiata cultivar VC1973A chromosome 9, Vradiata_ver6, whole genome shotgun sequence genome encodes the following:
- the LOC106773175 gene encoding protein ABIL1 codes for MEFERPTAAQLNSAMTYDEASMERSKSFVNALQELKNLRPQLYSAAEYCEKSYLHSEQKQMVLDNLKDYAVRALVNAVDHLGTVAYKLTDLLEQQTLDVSTMDLKVATINQKLLTCQIYTDKEGLRQQQLLAFIPRHHKHYILPNSINKKVHFSPHIQIDARQNLFQTRTRLQSSGTPAPKTLSWHLASETKSTLKGSAHASPNIENPKFSAKASGVFHLLDNEENTWMKSSPAQTHFPNGVPPSSTPIHTLGGTRKDALEGSKPLTAFRSFDNPNRREVVQVPTRSKSVLSAFFAKQKTPKLKAGSFV; via the exons ATGGAGTTTGAGCGCCCAACCGCCGCACAGCTCAACTCCGCCATGACTTACGACGAGGCCTCCATGGAGCGCAGCAAGAGCTTCGTCAACGCCTTGCAG GAACTTAAGAACCTAAGGCCTCAACTGTATTCTGCTGCAGAATACTGTGAAAAATCTTATCTCCATAGTGAACAGAAACAAAT GGTTCTTGACAACCTGAAAGATTATGCTGTAAGAGCCCTTGTGAATGCTGTTGATCATCTAGGAACGGTTGCATACAAGTTAACTGACCTTCTTGAGCAGCAAACATTAGATGTCTCAACCATGGATTTGAAGGTCGCTACCATAAATCAg AAACTTCTTACCTGCCAAATCTACACTGATAAAGAAGGTCTTCGGCAGCAACAACTGTTGGCTTTCATTCCTAGACATCATAAGCACTACATTTTGCCAA ATTCTATCAATAAAAAGGTGCATTTCAGTCCACACATCCAGATTGATGCAAGACAGAATCTATTTCAAACCAGAACCCGTTTACAATCTTCAG GTACCCCTGCACCGAAAACTCTTTCATGGCATTTAGCATCAGAGACAAAGTCTACCTTAAAAGGGTCTGCTCATGCCTCCCCAAA CATCGAGAACCCAAAGTTTTCTGCCAAGGCTTCTGGAGTCTTCCATCTTTTAG ATAATGAAGAGAACACCTGGATGAAATCCTCACCTGCACAAACTCACTTTCCAAATGGAGTTCCTCCATCTAGTACACCTATTCATACTTTAGGTGGTACGCGCAAg GATGCATTGGAGGGTTCCAAACCGTTGACAGCATTCAGGTCATTTGACAACCCAAATCGGCGCGAGGTTGTCCAAGTCCCTACTCGAAGCAAGAGTGTGCTATCAGCTTTCTTTGCTAAGCAGAAAACACCAAAGTTGAAGGCCGGTTCTTTCGTATGA
- the LOC106773181 gene encoding uncharacterized protein LOC106773181: MALLIHSPEISVALQIAPNPNPRLSKVHSFKPHTKSTKIGSARGVRIACKLKDFAILDLGLDENVNSYGQFSVHVKPESKQSKEKEEEEKQNYHVNVGYAIRTLREDFPDLFYRELSFDIYRDDIVFKDPMNTFIGIENYKSIFWGLRFHGRIFFKALWVDIISVWQPVENVIMVRWTVHGIPRVLWESRGRFDGTSEYKLDKQGKIFEHRVDNIATNSPPRFKVFSVAELIQSIGCPSTARPTYFETSSHPERT; the protein is encoded by the exons aTGGCCCTTCTAATTCACTCCCCGGAAATATCTGTTGCTCTCCAAATTGCTCCAAACCCTAACCCTAGGCTGAGCAAAGTCCACAGCTTCAAACCCCACACAAAGAGCACAAAGATTGGGTCAGCGCGCGGAGTGAGAATTGCTTGCAAATTGAAAGATTTTGCAATTCTGGATTTGGGTTTGGATGAGAACGTGAATTCGTACGGTCAATTTTCGGTTCATGTGAAGCCAGAGTCGAAGCAGagcaaagagaaagaagaagaagagaagcagAATTACCATGTTAATGTGGGATATGCTATTAGAACTTTGAGGGAGGATTTCCCTGATCTGTTCTACAGGGAACTTAGCTTTGACATCTACAG GGATGATATTGTGTTTAAGGATCCAATGAACACGTTCATTGGAATTGAGAATTACAAATCTATCTTCTGGGGACTACGATTCCATGGCAGGATATTTTTCAAAGCTTTGTGGGTTGACATAATTAGTGTATGGCAGCCTGTTGAGAACGTCATCATGGTTCGCTGGACTGTTCATGGTATCCCACGAGTTCTATGGGAAAGCCGTGGTAGGTTTGATGGAACCTCTGAGTATAAACTTGACAAGCAGGGCAAGATTTTTGAACACAGGGTTGACAACATTGCTACCAACTCACCTCCTCGGTTCAAAGTGTTTAGTGTAGCAGAGTTAATTCAATCTATTGGCTGCCCCTCAACTGCAAGACCTACCTATTTTGAAACATCTTCACATCCCGAGAGAACGTAA
- the LOC106773173 gene encoding sufE-like protein 1, chloroplastic/mitochondrial — protein MATNSISSSSFRFLTTRIPHSLFRRTPTLLPPLTKPLFSKSITFQRLPSSSPPSSSSSPSPSSTSLQPIEDLPPKLQEIVHLFQSVPEPKAKYEQLLFYGKNLKPLEPHFKTNDNKVQGCVSQVWVRAYLDPNGHVVYEADSDSVLTKGLAALLVQGLSGRPVSEIVRVTPDFVTLLGLQQSLTPSRNNGFLNMLKLMQRKALMLYVEAEKGGEFTELKSPESNSDSIVENSSRGGESSELGEDDVGLDSEGVVELGGRGKRIREKLQKELEPVELEVDDVSYQHAGHAGVRGSDGETHFNVKVVSKEFEGKSLVKRHRLIYGLLQEELETGLHALSIEAKTPAEVEG, from the coding sequence ATGGCTACCAATTCGATTTCCTCATCCTCCTTTCGATTTCTCACTACCAGAATCCCTCACTCCCTCTTCCGCAGAACCCCAACTCTCCTTCCTCCTCTAACAAAACCCCTCTTCTCTAAATCCATCACCTTCCAGAGACTTCCATCATCATCTCCAccgtcatcatcatcgtcacCGTCACCGTCTTCCACATCCCTTCAACCCATCGAAGACCTCCCTCCGAAGCTCCAAGAAATCGTTCACCTTTTCCAATCCGTCCCCGAACCCAAGGCCAAATACGAACAGCTCCTCTTCTATGGCAAAAACCTCAAACCCCTCGAACCCCACTTCAAAACCAACGACAACAAGGTCCAAGGTTGCGTCTCCCAGGTCTGGGTCCGAGCCTACCTGGACCCCAACGGCCATGTCGTCTACGAAGCCGACTCCGACTCCGTCCTCACCAAAGGCCTCGCCGCGTTGCTCGTTCAGGGCCTCTCGGGTCGACCCGTCAGTGAAATCGTTCGGGTCACACCCGATTTCGTCACGCTGTTAGGGTTACAGCAGAGCCTAACCCCCTCAAGGAACAACGGGTTCTTGAACATGCTTAAATTGATGCAGAGAAAGGCGCTTATGCTGTACGTGGAAGCTGAAAAGGGTGGTGAGTTCACTGAATTGAAGTCACCCGAGTCGAACTCTGATAGCATTGTTGAGAATTCTTCAAGGGGTGGAGAAAGTTCTGAACTTGGTGAGGATGATGTTGGTTTGGATTCTGAGGGTGTTGTGGAATTAGGAGGGAGGGGGAAGAGGATAAGGGAGAAGTTGCAGAAGGAGCTTGAGCCTGTTGAGTTGGAGGTTGACGATGTGTCTTATCAGCATGCGGGGCATGCTGGGGTTAGAGGGAGTGATGGAGAAACGCATTTCAATGTTAAAGTTGTGTCTAAGGAGTTTGAAGGGAAGAGTTTGGTTAAGAGGCATAGGCTTATTTATGGCCTTCTGCAAGAGGAGTTGGAGACTGGACTCCATGCCTTGTCGATTGAGGCCAAGACACCGGCTGAAGTTGAAGGATGA